GGCATTGCCCGCATGGGATACGGGGTCATTGAACGAGCGGGTCACAGCCTTGCGGCGGTGGCCTTTGGGTGCATTGAAACCCCTGCACACACCTCCGATGCGACGCGCCTCTTGCAAATCTACCAGGAATTAAAGCAGTGCATTGATACCTACCAACCCGACGTGATGGCGCTGGAACAGTTGTTTTTCAACCGCAATACGACGACCGCGTTCATTGTAGGACAGGCCCGGGGCGTGGCCATGCTGACGGCGGCGCAGGCAGGGCTGTTGACGGCGGAATACACGCCCATGCAGGTGAAGCTTGCCGTGGTCGGCTACGGAAAAGCGGACAAGGCCCAAGTGCAGGAGATGGTCAAGCTCCTCCTCGGCCTCTCGGAACGTCCGAAGCCTGACGATACCGCGGATGCGCTGGCGGTGGCCATTACGCATGCGCACACAGCCCCGGCAGCTTCGCTGGAGGCACAGGCGTCTCGTCCCCGTTCCGTCGGTGAGGCGCGCACTTGGCGCGTACAAAGGGGGGTTCGACCGTGATCTCATTTCTTCGGGGGTCCGTGCATCAGTGTGGACAGGGCTATGTCGAGTTGGACGTCGCGGGTGTCGGCTACCGTGTGTGGATGCCGGAGCGTATGGTGCGGGAACTGGAGGCCGTTCCGCTCGGGCAGAACGTGATGGTGTACACGCACTACCATGTACGCGAGGATGCCGCGATGCTGTTCGGGTTTTTGACGCAGCAAGACCGCGACTGGTTTGAATTGTTGATTGGCGTGTCCGGCATCGGTCCGAAGGTCGCGCTGCAGCTGATGTCCGGCACCGAGGCAGATGCCTTTGCCGAGGCGGTCCAAGCGGATGACATTTCGTCCCTGTGCGCGCTGCCCGGCATTGGCAAAAAGACTGCGCAGCGGCTGGTCTTGGAGCTGCGCGACAAGCTCGATGTGCTGAGTCTGGGTGCCGCGGGAGGGGTCAAACTCGGCAGAACCGCTGCGGCTCGCAGCAACGGGACAGGTCAGCCGCTTGGCGCGGTCGAGAAAGACATCATTGAGGCCCTCGTGGTGCTCGGCTATAATGAGAAGCATGCAGGAGAAGTTTTGGCTTCCTTGTTGGCGGAGAACGAAATCGACTCCGTCGAAGAAGGATTGAAGTTGGCCTTGCAGCAGCTGGCGCCATAGCGGAAGTTGCGGAAGTGTAAAACGACCGGGCTGGCACAGAACGAGCAGCGAGGGCTGCGAGGAGGTGGGGGAGTGTCCGAACGCATCATTTCTGCCGAATGGAACGCGGAAGACGGGACGTTCGAATCATTCCGCCCACGGTATTTGGATGACTACATCGGGCAAACGGCGGTCAAGGAAAATCTTCGCGTGTTTATTCAGGCGGCGAAGGAACGCGCCGAATCGCTCGATCACGTCCTGTTGTACGGACCCCCTGGGCTTGGCAAAACGTCGTTGTCGATGATCATCGCCAATGAGCTTGGCGTACATATTCGGGTGACCTCCGGTCCTGCGATTGAACGCCCCGGAGATTTGGCGGCCTTGCTCACGAATTTGCAGGCCGGCGATGTGTTATTTATTGATGAAATTCATAGACTGTCAAAGTCCGTGGAAGAAGTGCTGTACCCGGCCATGGAAGATTATGCGATTGATATTATGATTGGGAAAGGTCCCAGCGCTCGTTCCGTGCGGCTCGACCTGCCGCCGTTTACACTCGTTGGCGCCACGACGCGGGCAGGTTTGCTGTCGGCGCCGTTTCGCGACCGATTCGGCGTGATCGCCCACTTGGATTATTACACCGTCGCCGACCTGACGGCCATCGTGCTGCGGACGTCCAGTATCCTTCGTCTGCCGGTTGAGGCAGATGCGGCGGAAGAAATCGCGCGCCGCGCCCGGGGCACACCGCGTGTGGCAAACCGGCTGCTCAAGCGGGTCCGCGATTTCGCGCAAGTCGCAGGGGCCTCGGTGGTCACCAAGCCCATTGCTGAGCAGGCGCTCAGCCGATTGAACGTCGACCGGCTCGGGCTGGATGAACTGGATTACAAAATGCTGGACGCCATCATCACGAAATTCGGGGGCGGTCCGGTGGGGCTCGAGACACTGGCTGCAACAGTGGGAGAAGAGTCCGGTACGCTTGAAGATGTCTATGAACCCTATCTGTTGCAAATGGGCCTCATTCAGAGAACCCCGCGCGGACGAATTGCCACGGCCGGCGCTTACCGTCACTTGGGGGTGCAAAGTCCGTCGACAACCTGACGATCCCTTCCTTGTCCAACAAATCCTTGAAATTGCATTGAATTTCTCCGGAACGCGCTTTTGGGCTGAAATCACCCCCAAGTTCCCGCAGTGTGTCAACGAATCTTTGTAGAGCGAGGTGGCAAGAGTGGGCGGATTGCCCTTTCGCCGAAAAAAATCGGAAGAAACCAGTCAGCTCTACTCGATGCTGGCACTCGCACAAGCAGGGGATGAAACGGCGCGCAATGACTTGATCGAGAGCTACACTCCGTTTATCCTGCGCACGGCATCACAGGCGTCGAGGCGCTACATTGACCGCGGTCAGGATGACGAGTTCAGCATCGCGTTGATGGCCATGAATGAAGCCATTGACCGGTTCGACGGATCCAAGAAGTCAAGCTTTCTGGGCTTTGCGGAAACCATCATCCGCCGCCGTTTGATTGACTATTACCGCTCTCAGAAGTCGCAGAACCGAAGTGTACCATGGACAGAGTTCGATGTTTCGGATGACGAGGACAATGTCATCAACTATGTCGAAGTCAAAACGTCCATCGACGCGTATGAGATGGCGGAAGAGCAGGAAGCCCGCCGTTCCGACATCGAGGCGTACGCACAGGCGCTGCGGCACTATGGGCTGACGTTCAGCGATCTCGTTGAACTCTCGCCCAAACACGCGGATGCGCGGCAAAGCGCGATTCAAGTCGCTAAAATTGTCGCGTCCGACGAGGCCATGCGTGCGTATGTCCACGAGCGCAAGGCGCTGCCGTTAAAGCTGCTGGAGGACAAGGTGAATGTGTCCCGCAAAACACTCGAACGGCAGCGAAAATATATTTTAGCAGTCGTCATTTTGCTCAGTGGCGAGTTCCAACACTTGCAGGCTTATATCTCGTAAGTTGGAAAGGGGTGACGGAATATGCAGAGACGTGGAATCGTCATGGAGGTTGGCGATGGACACGCGATCGTGATGACTCCTGACGGCCAGTTCTGCAGGATTCCGCACTCAGGCGCCGGATCGATTGGTGCAGAAGTGGTGTGGACAGAGACACCCGTTGCTGCACCAGCCCCACGGAAACGCAGGAGTGGTCCGACGACTTGGATGCGCTGGAGTGCAGCCGCGACGGCGGCGTGCATTGCACTTGCAGTCGGAGTTTGGCAAGGATTGGGCGGGTTTGGCGGTCCGCCCACGGCGTACGCGATGGTGTCGCTGGATATTCATCCCTCGATGACGATGCAGGTGGATAAGCACTTGAAGGTCCTGCAGGTCACGCCGACGGATGCCGACGGTCAGCGTGTGGTTCGGGAATTGCCGAAACTGCAGGGAGAACCAATGCAGCAGGCGATCTCGCAGGTGGTCAAACAAGCCTTGTCCGATCACCTCGTTCCTGCGGACGACAGCATCATCGTGGCCGCAGCGCCGACACAGTCGGGATCGTCCGCGGACTTACCGTCCATTACGAACTCCGCGCAACAGGCGGTTGAACAGGCGTTGAAGTCCACAGGCGCGAGCC
Above is a genomic segment from Alicyclobacillus cycloheptanicus containing:
- the ruvB gene encoding Holliday junction branch migration DNA helicase RuvB, coding for MSERIISAEWNAEDGTFESFRPRYLDDYIGQTAVKENLRVFIQAAKERAESLDHVLLYGPPGLGKTSLSMIIANELGVHIRVTSGPAIERPGDLAALLTNLQAGDVLFIDEIHRLSKSVEEVLYPAMEDYAIDIMIGKGPSARSVRLDLPPFTLVGATTRAGLLSAPFRDRFGVIAHLDYYTVADLTAIVLRTSSILRLPVEADAAEEIARRARGTPRVANRLLKRVRDFAQVAGASVVTKPIAEQALSRLNVDRLGLDELDYKMLDAIITKFGGGPVGLETLAATVGEESGTLEDVYEPYLLQMGLIQRTPRGRIATAGAYRHLGVQSPSTT
- the sigI gene encoding RNA polymerase sigma factor SigI, with protein sequence MGGLPFRRKKSEETSQLYSMLALAQAGDETARNDLIESYTPFILRTASQASRRYIDRGQDDEFSIALMAMNEAIDRFDGSKKSSFLGFAETIIRRRLIDYYRSQKSQNRSVPWTEFDVSDDEDNVINYVEVKTSIDAYEMAEEQEARRSDIEAYAQALRHYGLTFSDLVELSPKHADARQSAIQVAKIVASDEAMRAYVHERKALPLKLLEDKVNVSRKTLERQRKYILAVVILLSGEFQHLQAYIS
- the ruvC gene encoding crossover junction endodeoxyribonuclease RuvC, with amino-acid sequence MGYGVIERAGHSLAAVAFGCIETPAHTSDATRLLQIYQELKQCIDTYQPDVMALEQLFFNRNTTTAFIVGQARGVAMLTAAQAGLLTAEYTPMQVKLAVVGYGKADKAQVQEMVKLLLGLSERPKPDDTADALAVAITHAHTAPAASLEAQASRPRSVGEARTWRVQRGVRP
- the ruvA gene encoding Holliday junction branch migration protein RuvA; translated protein: MISFLRGSVHQCGQGYVELDVAGVGYRVWMPERMVRELEAVPLGQNVMVYTHYHVREDAAMLFGFLTQQDRDWFELLIGVSGIGPKVALQLMSGTEADAFAEAVQADDISSLCALPGIGKKTAQRLVLELRDKLDVLSLGAAGGVKLGRTAAARSNGTGQPLGAVEKDIIEALVVLGYNEKHAGEVLASLLAENEIDSVEEGLKLALQQLAP